The Humulus lupulus chromosome 7, drHumLupu1.1, whole genome shotgun sequence region GGAAGAATAATCTAGATGAGGAGTTAGGAGGAGGAGCCTGGGCGGTTCATATAGTGGGGTTGGGAGAGAGAGGCGAGGGGTATTTATGGATttgcatttttatttttatttttgtctaGGGTTTTTTCGGGAGCTGCGGACAGGTGCTGAAAGTGAATGGATTAAGGGTACCATTTACAAAGCGAGACCGAACAAAGAGTACACCGCAAGTTCTTTTGGTTTTTTAAAGTCTAGAGACTGAAACtgatttatttacttattttatttatttaaatttaaatgtgtaAGAAGGAAGTGAGTAGCTCGGACAAAGAAATGAGATGAGTGGACAATCAATGCCATTATGCATATTGGCTTGCTTAAGTGGATGGAGGCTGCAGGTGTTACGTCGTCGTATTATAGATATTCTCTTCTACTTTCTTTGAAAACAATGCCTTGGCAAGTTTAGACTTTTCACTAAAAGAGCAAATATCATTTATTTCGACAGAAATCTTTTCACTGGGCAGTTTTCTAATTGAGCATGTCTATTTCTGAACCGAAGTCAAGGAAAATGTTATGCACACAAAGAAAATTACATATACCAATGTATCAATTTGAGGTTAAATAGATCAAAAGAACATTTGAGCTTTCATCATATGGGAAAAAAAACTGCAATACACAATAGCGTTTTGGTTGCTGCAGAAAATGGAAAGGACAGAAGCATTTTAatgaagaaagaaaaacaaacaaatatcaaaattaaatatatgaGGGACGTTTATATGTATGAAACATGACTGGTAACTTGATGAGATAAATATTAAACAATGTGTGTCCAACGTTCATTTACAAACATAAAGTCTTGAACACTTATTTCAAATCTATAATCCTAAAATCACAGCTCTACAGCCTATCGGTAGTAAATTGATATGAGCGGGATATCAACATCATTGTCATCGTCGTCCTCACATGCCACGACAACGTCCAAATGACGGCGATAAGGAGGCAGCTCGATCTTTGCCACTTCCCTCGCCAGATCCACCATTTTCTTGTCCATTCGCTCCTTGTGACGTGAGAACATACTGTTGTAAAGCAAGCAACTTCCGCACGAGATGCTATAAGCATTTAGCCCTTTGTTCCTCAGCCATTCAATAAGCTCCCTCAGCGTAGGGTTGTCTTTCACAATCCACCTATCCCATACAGTCCACTTCATGTCCCCATGCTCAATGACCTTTGGAGGAACAGGCTCGGCCATGGAGAACAATGGTAGTGCTAGATTTGCAAATGTGTTCCGGTAGTCCTCTACCTTGTGGCCTCCATTTAAAACCTTGTAAAGCTCCAAGCATACGAGACCTGTTGCCATAGCCGTGGAGGTTGCAATTGCAGGGATAATCCTTCCAGCTATAAACTTGGCCTTGAGCTTGTCAACCTCAGGAATGCTGTAATTTCTAGCCCTCATATTGGCGAGACCAGCTATCATGTCCATATGGTAATTGGTATCGTCATCCTGCGTGTTAGAAGTAGGCATAGTAAATCATGAAAATCAGTCAAATATTTACAAAATCAAAATCTACATGGAATTCTAGTTTTATCGAGGGAGGGACAGACCTTTTCAAACTGAATCGGTTTCATCCTGAATCCAGGTGCCAAGTTTGCACGACAATGCTCTAACTTTGTAATTAAATCATTGATTATCATAGAATCATCAACAGATGCAGCAGTATTAATGCTGGTGGCTTTCTCATCAGTCTCAATTTTTACACCTTCCTTTGGCTGAAATTCTGAAACTATCACCTTGTCAATAGCTTCAGTGAGCTTCTTAGGATTTCTAATCCAATCTGGAATTGGAATTCCGAATGTTTCTGCTCTTAGTATTGATGCCACCATAACAAAGTAGAGGTGGCCAGGATCAGCGGCTGAGAACTGCAGAGGACGAGGGAATCGCTTAGGGGCTGACCAGAATGGAGCCCCAGTACTAGTTGTGGCATCTTCGGGAAATGTATAAATTAACTGCTTCACACGGTTAGTGAAATAGTCTTCAAATCTGAGATGCAAAAAGCAAAATGAATGACATTAGAAACTGACTAAATAAATTTATAAGCTAGTATCTAAAGAGAGTAACAAATTTTGCTGATCATCAAGGAATTACTTTATGCGTGCCCAGGCAACACAATCTTGGAAAGAATCACATTTTTCTCTGTCAAGACATTCAAGGACGCGCTCCAAGGTATCCCTGGCCTGCGCATCACCTGCATTTTGCATTGAGGCAGTATATTCACTTGGGTTGGATAAGTACGCATTCACTTCAGCAGGAGTCTTCTCAAGCAAACCCTCAAATTCAGATCGTGCCCATGTCAAGCAGTGGTCAATGTTATGAGGAAAGGAGTGCACGGTGCACATGGGCGCTTGTTTCTCAGGCGGGTCTCTTGAGGCACCATAGTTTTCCGTTAAGTGAGGAATAACCATCTGAGTATTGCATTTGGCACCAAGAGTTCCTGACTCAAGAAGTGGCTTCTGGAAATATAAGCACCTTTGATCAACATAAAGCCGGGCATTGACATTGTCAAGTGCATTAATTACAACACTCAAATTCTCCCAAAAAACATCATTAAAAACACTTTCAGTTTCAGAGCCAACACGATTCTGCAAGGCCTCAATGTTCAAACGAGGATTTATTGATGCAGCAGCAGAAGAAGCTACTGTGGACTTGGCCTGCCCAATATTCCAATCACGGAATAAGAATTGCCTGCTAAGGTTACTCTTCTCAATAACGTCATCATCCGTAACTGTTAGTTTTCCTTGGTTGCCACATGAAACGCCCATCAAGGCAACATTTTTTAAGAACTCACAGCCAAGTGCCCCAGATCCAACAATAAAAACCTTAGCATCCTCCAGCTTCCTTTGAAGTGTGGACCCAAACACAGATATCTGTGCATCATAACGGCTATTTAATGGTCTGAATGCACTGGAATCTATTGGCTCCGTTGGAAGCGACTCCACCGAGTCAAAGTAGAAGAACTGTAAACcaatataaagatgaaataaAAAACTTGAGACAAATGAAAATCTTCTTGAAGCGAGAAAATATAGCCTTGGAAAAAAATGAATAAGGTTGAATATATAGACCTTATATTTATATGAAGTATAGAAGTTTAAACGTATACAATTATGGATGAATGATTGTGTTCAAATAGGCTTATAAGAGAAATTAATATGTAAGGTGTCTTGTCCATAAGGCAAACAACCATTTACAGACTAGGTAGAAGAATATCCACACAACCATTATCAGCTCAAACTTATAATGGAACAAGTCTTAGAACGCATATACATATTAAAAGGATAAAACAGAGCAAAGCTACTGACCTGGAAGAGTGGATGGAACTTTCCAGAGCAAGCCTTTAGTACCTCCTGTCCAACAATACCACCAAACATGGCTGCCATGGGGTTCAGTACTGCCTTGGCACCGAAGGCAAAGTGTCGCAGAAGTTTTGGGTCAATGTTTTCTACTCTCCCATCAAGTGAACTCTCATTGATGCTACCAACAATAGATATAAGCTTCTGAGCATCTTCTTCAGAGCCAGCAATGGGGAAACGACCCAAATCAGATATGAACTTATCCAGAGCTTGGAATGCCAAGTGGAGGACAGGTGGACGATCAAACTTGGAGAAATCACTCAGAAGATAATCACCAGGATCCTTGAGTGCTTCTCTAAATGGCTTAAATTTCAACACTTTTGGCTGTTTCACCTGAGTAACAATACCACCTCTCTCATAGGCACCAAAATTTGTGGTATCCTCCTCAAGAGTGAATGAATAAGCCCTTGCATTTTTTATCTTTCGAGGTTTTCCATCATTTAGTTGTGTCATTCCCTGAACTTCAGAAAACACTACAAGGTCCCCATCTTGAAATTCAAGTCGCTCATCATCTACACATGATACTAGAGCAGGGTTGTCATTGCTTATGGATGCAATAATACCCGTGTGAGGCTCCTCTCCATTGACATCACAAACAGTAAACTCAGGTCCAAAATCACAAAATATTGAACCAAAAAGGCCTCTTACTTCAGATTTGATGAATGCGATGGGAGGCTGATGATTATGACAGTAATCGTCAAATTCAATGGCCTTTTCAGAACTGATATCAGTGAATACAACAGCCTGTAAACGAGAAAATAAGTAGGTGAATGAATCTATAAACCATTACCTCAAAAATCAAAATCAGGCATCTGTTTTTCTCACATCCCAAGCTGGGAAATAGAGCATGTTATAAACCTTGTACCTTTAAAATTCTAGGTTAGAACCTCTGTCATACTAAAAAAAACTCAATCTAAAGAAAACACAACCATCACAATCTAGCAATGTTACTAAGAAAACTGATAATATGATGAGGTACCTGGAAATCAGAAAGTTGTTCCTTAGTCAATTTTGCAGTCAAAGTTTGCACAATTACGGCATTGTTGAGTTCTTGCAACTTTTGAACAGAAGCAAGTGCTCTGTTCTTGCCAACATCGCCCTCAGAAAAGACAAAATTACCAGACAAATCCCATAGCTCCACCTTTCCTTCATCGTGCAAAGTCACAGATTTGACACCAGCTAGAATGAGGTTCTTTGCTGCAAATCAAAGAAGTTTGTTTAAGTCTTCCAGTTATAAACTAGCACATAACTGGAGGCTTATTTGttttcaatctcttttttttttctttcttttttttcgcTAAGAACTTATTTCTTTTCTATAACCCCACAATCAGATACTTTAATCCAAATTACCCTCAACATCATCTCCAATCATTGAAAATTAACTAATTTTGAGCCTCCAATCTGGATCATCAAAAAAATGCCTAAACGAACTTAAGTGATCATAAACAATCAGGTGGCTAATATATAATTCTAACACTAGCAATCTTAGATTCATTAAATCCATCAAATCCGTTGTTCTAgcaaaattatataatataatcaaATCAAGAAAAAGATATCTCTAATATTGGTACCAATTTCAGCTCCAAGACCCTGCATCCCGGAGACGAGGACATTCGATGCGAACAGTCTCCGCATCGTATCGCGTCCGTAGACTGCAAGCTGCCGGCTATGAAGATCCTCGTCGATGTCCGAAGCGTTACCATCATGCCGAGCCATGTCGAGCGCGTGTTCTTTCCCCTTAACTCCGGTACTGCTACTATGCTTGATATTACTATTGCTGATGTCTTTCACCGTAGATTCGGTTGTTCCTGCGGCGTTGGCTGCGATCCGACGCTTCTTAACGCTCGACGAGCCGTGGGCGGTGGAATCGGTGGTGGCGGAGTCACTGTCGTCTTCTACAATCGCTCCTTGCCAAGCTCTCTTCCTTGGAAGCATAAAGTTCCTTAAACTACTGAAAACGCCACAAAATTTCATCAACGTCATCGTCACCAAAACCAGAAAAGCAAAAAACAACGAGACTATTCTAGCATCACGGCCAGCAAAGCTCTGATACACCAATCCGAAAACGATCGGTGCTATAGCTACTGTTACTATAAACCCTATCCCTAATTTAGGCATTATTCCAAGGCAAAGATtcgaagaaaagaaaaagatcaaTCACAAAGCGATGCTGAGAAGAAATGGAAAACGTACCGATTAGGAAGAAGAATGGAATCCGAGAAGGGAAGGGGAGAGAGGTTTGTGCATTTGATTTACGGAGGGCTTTtgctaaatataaatatataaatatatatatatgtgtgtgtatttaGAAGATTCTTGAAGAACTATTCGGGTATGAACAGAGGAAGAGCCGGCTGAGCTGAGATGGTTCTTAATCTTATGGCGGGTTTTGTTGCAGGTGAGAGGGGTATTTACGTAATTCCATTCTAAATATTTTTTCAAAGGATTTTGTGGTACTGCACACTGATAAAAAATCAACTGTACCAACTTTCCTATTACTTCAATTTCCACCCATCAAATTCTAATAgctgttaatttttttaaaaaaagtttagatgtgttttctattaatttatatatattaattattaaaaaagtaAATTGTTAGTAAACTAAAATAGAtttgatatatttattttaaaaaaataaaaaaaagttaagTTACACCtaaatgtttttttaattaaatacatatatattttttgaatattCTGCCTTTTttatgaaaagaaaaataatatacttTTTAGAAAGAAAAATTTATGCTATATAATTTGTTTgacaataatttaattaatttttaataccaataataaaaataaagcatAATTTAACTTAACTTTTTCACTTTctctttttaaataaatatatcaaaTCTATTTTAATTTACTGATAATTTACTTTTTCAATAACtaacatatataaattaataaaaaaaatatcacaacctaaaaaaaaaatgaataattattagaattttattaGTAAGATAATAGAGAATTTGGGACAGATAAATTTTATTCCGGGAACCGGTTTTGTTTTTGACAAACGTACGAGATTTTCAACTGTAAATTGTATACATACAgtaaaaattattaaagaataaTTAGAATTGTAATGATTTTTAGCATTTTCTATATCTAgcatttatttcaaaataaataaatgttatactatttaattatcaaatatttttATCTGAAATCCATTTTGAAATTGAATACGTTTTCTTGTTCGAAGGAAATGACTAATATATGACCACCTAGTATGTCTAACTACACAACTGCTGCTGGTCAAACGCGTGTCGATCACGTTTACTCGTGAATGCTAAGGTTTGTTtactaacaataataataactgAATTAAAGTACACAAAATCAAAAGGTAAATTAATAATTAGTTGAGTTTAAGTTTTTGTGGTTTTCCTACGAGATGGTGAGAATAAATAAAAAGCAGAAATCCTGGCTAAGctgaattaaattaaaatttaataatctAAACCTAGATTGTTTGAAGACCGATGATTTGCCACATGGACTGTTAAACCACTCTGACAAGTGCCAACAACTAAATAttgttttttattaaaaaaaattatttatactaGATATAAACAACCAACAATTACATTTacatttagaaaatttattattttatttttaataatatagttgttatataaatattatttatttcattgtcatataaatttaaaataattaaataatagtgtatattataaaaaaatgacataaacatatttaaaaaaattacaccaaattagatacacactttttatataaaaaaatatgatgctttaaaattaaatatttttaaaaaaaaaatatctaagaattttaata contains the following coding sequences:
- the LOC133792710 gene encoding ubiquitin-activating enzyme E1 1-like is translated as MPKLGIGFIVTVAIAPIVFGLVYQSFAGRDARIVSLFFAFLVLVTMTLMKFCGVFSSLRNFMLPRKRAWQGAIVEDDSDSATTDSTAHGSSSVKKRRIAANAAGTTESTVKDISNSNIKHSSSTGVKGKEHALDMARHDGNASDIDEDLHSRQLAVYGRDTMRRLFASNVLVSGMQGLGAEIAKNLILAGVKSVTLHDEGKVELWDLSGNFVFSEGDVGKNRALASVQKLQELNNAVIVQTLTAKLTKEQLSDFQAVVFTDISSEKAIEFDDYCHNHQPPIAFIKSEVRGLFGSIFCDFGPEFTVCDVNGEEPHTGIIASISNDNPALVSCVDDERLEFQDGDLVVFSEVQGMTQLNDGKPRKIKNARAYSFTLEEDTTNFGAYERGGIVTQVKQPKVLKFKPFREALKDPGDYLLSDFSKFDRPPVLHLAFQALDKFISDLGRFPIAGSEEDAQKLISIVGSINESSLDGRVENIDPKLLRHFAFGAKAVLNPMAAMFGGIVGQEVLKACSGKFHPLFQFFYFDSVESLPTEPIDSSAFRPLNSRYDAQISVFGSTLQRKLEDAKVFIVGSGALGCEFLKNVALMGVSCGNQGKLTVTDDDVIEKSNLSRQFLFRDWNIGQAKSTVASSAAASINPRLNIEALQNRVGSETESVFNDVFWENLSVVINALDNVNARLYVDQRCLYFQKPLLESGTLGAKCNTQMVIPHLTENYGASRDPPEKQAPMCTVHSFPHNIDHCLTWARSEFEGLLEKTPAEVNAYLSNPSEYTASMQNAGDAQARDTLERVLECLDREKCDSFQDCVAWARIKFEDYFTNRVKQLIYTFPEDATTSTGAPFWSAPKRFPRPLQFSAADPGHLYFVMVASILRAETFGIPIPDWIRNPKKLTEAIDKVIVSEFQPKEGVKIETDEKATSINTAASVDDSMIINDLITKLEHCRANLAPGFRMKPIQFEKDDDTNYHMDMIAGLANMRARNYSIPEVDKLKAKFIAGRIIPAIATSTAMATGLVCLELYKVLNGGHKVEDYRNTFANLALPLFSMAEPVPPKVIEHGDMKWTVWDRWIVKDNPTLRELIEWLRNKGLNAYSISCGSCLLYNSMFSRHKERMDKKMVDLAREVAKIELPPYRRHLDVVVACEDDDDNDVDIPLISIYYR